A window of the Rhizobium brockwellii genome harbors these coding sequences:
- a CDS encoding ABC transporter ATP-binding protein: protein MTMIEIRNVTKRYGAATVVDDVSMSVEKGEITVIVGTSGSGKSTLMRMINRLVSITEGEIFVGGQNVMDVEVTELRRKIGYAIQGHGLFPHRTVAQNIATVPQLLDWDSARIAKRVEELLGLFNLDPATFADKYPHQLSGGQQQRVGVARALAAEPELLLMDEPFGALDPVIRGKAQDDLLAIQKQFGTTVILVTHDMDEAFHLGNQIAVMSEGRLLQCSTPEKILTEPADPFVQQLTGTSDRALKLMSLLPLKESMEPAKNGLAYALPQSLSLRDALAEMIWQGVDEAAVQDGEKAPVGSISMTRLLELGRKA, encoded by the coding sequence ATGACCATGATCGAGATCAGGAACGTCACCAAGCGCTATGGCGCCGCCACCGTCGTCGACGACGTCTCGATGAGCGTCGAGAAGGGCGAGATCACCGTCATCGTCGGCACGTCGGGCTCGGGCAAATCGACGCTGATGCGGATGATCAACCGGCTGGTGTCGATCACCGAAGGCGAAATCTTCGTCGGCGGGCAGAATGTGATGGACGTTGAGGTGACCGAGCTTCGCCGCAAGATCGGCTATGCGATCCAGGGGCACGGCCTCTTTCCGCACCGGACCGTGGCGCAGAATATCGCCACCGTGCCGCAGCTTCTCGATTGGGATTCCGCCCGCATCGCCAAACGCGTCGAGGAACTGCTCGGGCTCTTCAACCTCGATCCGGCAACCTTTGCCGACAAATATCCGCATCAGCTCTCCGGCGGCCAGCAGCAGCGCGTCGGCGTCGCCCGGGCGCTGGCCGCCGAACCGGAGCTGCTGTTGATGGACGAACCCTTCGGCGCGCTCGATCCGGTCATCCGCGGCAAGGCGCAAGACGATCTCTTGGCGATCCAGAAGCAGTTCGGCACGACTGTCATTCTCGTCACCCACGACATGGATGAGGCCTTCCATCTCGGCAACCAGATCGCGGTGATGAGCGAGGGTAGGTTGCTGCAATGCTCGACGCCGGAAAAGATCCTCACCGAACCCGCCGATCCCTTCGTCCAGCAATTAACCGGGACGTCCGACCGGGCCTTGAAGCTGATGTCGCTGCTGCCGCTGAAGGAGAGCATGGAGCCGGCCAAGAATGGCCTCGCCTATGCCCTGCCGCAGTCGCTCAGCCTGCGCGATGCGCTGGCCGAGATGATCTGGCAGGGGGTCGATGAGGCGGCCGTGCAGGACGGCGAAAAGGCGCCTGTGGGATCGATCTCGATGACGCGGCTTCTCGAACTGGGCCGCAAGGCATGA
- a CDS encoding copper homeostasis protein CutC — protein sequence MTILLEVCVDSAEGLAAAIEGGAGRIELCSALELGGLTPLPSLMRIAARAPIPVYAMIRPHAGPFIFDGADEEAMMIDIDAVRAAGLAGVVVGANRPDGTLDMPLIHRLKAHAAGLGSTLHRAFDLVPDADQALEQAVELGCERILTSGCALKAADGLDTLKRISAKAAGRIEIMPGSGIRPTNVGEILKATGAREVHGSCSSPVESADPRAVAFGFEARSTNKTDVAVVRQMRRAIEAVAG from the coding sequence GTGACGATTTTGCTCGAAGTATGCGTGGACAGCGCCGAAGGCCTTGCCGCCGCGATCGAAGGTGGGGCCGGGCGCATCGAACTCTGCTCGGCGCTGGAGCTCGGCGGCCTGACGCCGCTGCCGAGCCTGATGCGGATCGCCGCGCGGGCACCCATTCCGGTCTATGCGATGATCCGCCCGCACGCCGGCCCGTTCATCTTTGACGGGGCAGACGAGGAAGCGATGATGATCGATATCGATGCCGTGCGCGCCGCTGGCCTCGCCGGCGTCGTCGTCGGCGCCAACCGGCCGGATGGTACGCTCGACATGCCGTTGATCCATCGTTTGAAGGCGCATGCCGCCGGTCTCGGCTCGACGCTGCATCGCGCTTTCGATCTGGTGCCGGATGCCGACCAGGCGCTGGAGCAGGCGGTCGAGCTCGGCTGCGAACGCATCTTGACCTCCGGCTGCGCGCTGAAGGCCGCCGATGGCCTCGACACGCTGAAGCGCATTTCGGCAAAGGCGGCCGGCCGGATCGAGATCATGCCGGGCAGCGGCATCCGCCCCACCAATGTCGGCGAGATATTGAAGGCGACCGGCGCCCGCGAGGTCCACGGTTCCTGCAGTTCACCGGTCGAAAGCGCCGATCCGCGCGCGGTCGCTTTTGGTTTCGAGGCGAGAAGCACGAACAAGACCGATGTCGCCGTCGTCAGGCAGATGCGCAGGGCGATTGAGGCGGTTGCAGGATAA
- a CDS encoding ABC transporter permease, whose protein sequence is MKLLVANLFRLAALALLLILLFRTEWLSFMLMPLTSNNAPPVYTQNSLASLAVGHLQLVIGSIVCSAVLAVVGGIFVTRESGADFLPLSRAIANAGQTFPPVAVLALAVPATGFGAMPTLIALFLYGLLPIFENTVAGLKQVSPQVLDAADGMGMNGTQRLFRVELPLALPLILEGLKVATVINIGTATIGSTVAAKGLGEVIIAGLISDNTAFILQGGLIVGLMAVLIYDAMGLVEAAITRRIGLRAA, encoded by the coding sequence ATGAAGCTCCTCGTCGCCAATCTCTTCCGCCTGGCGGCGCTCGCCCTGCTCCTGATCCTGCTGTTCAGGACGGAGTGGCTTTCCTTCATGCTAATGCCGCTGACCAGCAACAATGCACCTCCCGTCTATACGCAAAACAGCCTTGCCTCGCTTGCTGTCGGGCATCTGCAGTTGGTGATCGGCTCGATCGTCTGTAGCGCCGTGCTTGCCGTTGTCGGCGGCATCTTCGTGACACGGGAAAGCGGGGCTGACTTTCTGCCGCTGTCGCGCGCCATCGCCAATGCCGGGCAGACGTTTCCGCCGGTCGCGGTGCTGGCGCTCGCCGTTCCCGCCACCGGTTTCGGCGCCATGCCGACGCTGATCGCGCTCTTTCTCTACGGCCTGCTGCCGATCTTCGAAAACACCGTCGCCGGGCTGAAGCAGGTTTCGCCACAAGTGCTCGATGCCGCCGACGGCATGGGCATGAACGGCACGCAGCGGCTGTTTCGCGTCGAGCTGCCGCTGGCCCTGCCGCTGATCCTCGAAGGGCTGAAGGTCGCCACCGTCATCAATATCGGCACGGCGACGATCGGCTCGACGGTTGCGGCCAAGGGTCTCGGCGAGGTCATCATCGCCGGGCTGATCTCCGACAATACCGCCTTCATCCTGCAGGGCGGCCTGATCGTCGGCCTGATGGCGGTGCTGATCTATGACGCCATGGGCCTCGTCGAAGCGGCGATTACGCGAAGAATCGGCTTGCGCGCGGCGTAA
- a CDS encoding VOC family protein, producing MAKMIHSMIRVFDEARSVEFYERAFGLSVADRVDFETFTLIYMSNAETGFELELTVNKGRTAPYDLGNAYGHLAVSVEEVAVERERLSTLGLNPGELVELNRDDKLFGLFFFISDPDGYKIEVLQRHGRFL from the coding sequence TTGGCGAAGATGATCCACTCCATGATCCGCGTTTTCGATGAGGCGCGCTCCGTCGAATTCTACGAGAGGGCCTTCGGCCTTTCGGTCGCCGACCGCGTCGATTTCGAAACCTTCACCCTGATCTATATGAGCAATGCCGAGACCGGCTTTGAGCTGGAACTAACCGTCAACAAGGGCCGGACCGCGCCCTATGACCTCGGCAATGCCTATGGCCATCTTGCCGTCTCGGTCGAAGAGGTGGCGGTCGAGCGAGAGCGGCTGTCCACGCTCGGGCTCAATCCGGGTGAACTGGTCGAGCTCAACCGCGACGACAAGCTCTTCGGTCTCTTCTTCTTCATCAGCGATCCGGATGGCTACAAGATCGAGGTGCTGCAGCGCCACGGCCGGTTTCTCTGA
- a CDS encoding glycoside hydrolase family 2 protein, which translates to MIEKTALNSGWTLSCNDTERLGLPAAIPATVPGCVHLDLLANRLIPDPYIDVNEITNDWIGKTDWTYRCSFEAMPGDGKVQELVFDGLDTVAVISLNGEEIGRTFNMHRTYRFDVSRLLKVGANDLSVTFRSAYAYGAEMEKHYGYRPNNYPGPGNLLRKMACNFGWDWGPTLVTAGVWKPVRLESWDRARLAETRVSATLAGGDGLIKVDARLARHGDTTPLRLIAEIGGVTKTVVIAADEDEVSFELALASPQLWWPHHLGAQPLYPMTLRLIGDGSDDLLDAHERELGFRSLRLDTSADEHGSAFTFVINDVPLFICGANWIPDDCFPPRVTAERYAARIEEAKAANIHMLRVWGGGIFETDEFYEACDRMGMLVWQDFLFACAAYPEEEPLRSEVEAEVRDNVVRLMPHASLVLWNGNNENIWGFDEWGWRPIIKAGESWGLGYYLDLLPKLSAELDPDRPYYPGSPYSGSMEIEPNADGHGCKHIWDVWNDVGYEVYRNYIPRFCSEFGWQAPPAWATIEESVHDAPLTPQSNGVFHHQKATDGNDKLIRGLSGHLPEPRTMDDWHFATQLNQARAIRFGVEHMRSHRNICKGAVVWQFNDCWPVTSWAALDSAGRRKPLWYALKAAYDPRLLTIQPRSGGLAAIAVNERTLFWRAKISGKRLRLDGTVLAEFEFWRLLCDRFEAKEFPLPEDIVTPGLPKDEVIVVQMLDRRAFHYFVEDIELALPAPQLAVDVVGIDGGYQVKVTAQNFLKDLCLMADRLDPDAVVDSMLVTLLPGESHVFIVRTARTIVADDIVIGTVLRSANDLVAGD; encoded by the coding sequence ATGATCGAAAAGACTGCGCTCAATTCCGGCTGGACGCTCTCCTGTAACGATACAGAAAGGCTCGGCCTGCCTGCCGCCATCCCCGCGACGGTGCCGGGCTGCGTGCATCTCGACCTTCTCGCCAACCGGCTCATCCCCGATCCTTATATCGACGTCAATGAGATCACCAACGACTGGATCGGCAAAACCGACTGGACCTATCGCTGCAGCTTCGAGGCGATGCCTGGTGATGGCAAGGTGCAGGAACTCGTCTTCGACGGGCTCGATACGGTCGCGGTGATATCGCTCAACGGCGAAGAGATCGGCCGCACCTTCAACATGCACCGCACCTATCGTTTCGATGTTTCCCGGCTGCTGAAGGTTGGCGCCAACGACCTTTCTGTCACCTTTCGCTCCGCCTACGCCTATGGCGCGGAGATGGAAAAACATTACGGCTACCGTCCTAACAACTATCCGGGACCGGGCAATCTGTTGCGCAAGATGGCCTGCAATTTCGGCTGGGACTGGGGGCCGACGCTGGTGACGGCAGGCGTCTGGAAGCCGGTCCGGCTGGAAAGCTGGGATCGGGCGCGGCTTGCCGAAACCAGGGTTTCCGCGACGCTTGCCGGCGGCGACGGGCTGATAAAAGTGGATGCCAGGCTGGCGCGGCATGGTGACACGACGCCGTTGAGGCTCATTGCCGAAATCGGCGGCGTGACCAAGACGGTGGTGATCGCCGCCGACGAAGACGAGGTTTCCTTCGAGCTTGCCCTCGCCTCGCCGCAGCTCTGGTGGCCGCACCATCTCGGCGCGCAGCCGCTCTATCCGATGACGCTCCGGCTGATCGGCGATGGGAGCGACGATCTGCTCGACGCTCACGAGCGCGAACTCGGGTTCCGCTCGCTGCGGCTCGATACCTCGGCCGACGAGCACGGCTCGGCCTTTACCTTCGTCATCAACGACGTACCGCTCTTCATCTGTGGGGCGAACTGGATTCCCGACGATTGTTTTCCCCCGCGGGTGACGGCCGAGCGTTATGCCGCGCGGATCGAGGAGGCAAAGGCCGCCAATATCCACATGCTGCGCGTCTGGGGCGGCGGCATCTTCGAGACCGACGAATTCTATGAGGCCTGCGACCGCATGGGCATGCTGGTCTGGCAGGATTTCCTCTTTGCCTGCGCCGCCTATCCGGAGGAAGAGCCGCTCAGAAGCGAGGTCGAGGCGGAGGTGCGTGACAATGTCGTGCGGCTGATGCCGCATGCCTCGCTGGTGCTCTGGAACGGCAATAATGAGAATATCTGGGGCTTCGACGAATGGGGCTGGCGGCCGATCATCAAGGCGGGCGAAAGCTGGGGCCTCGGTTATTATCTCGACCTGCTGCCGAAACTCTCAGCCGAACTCGATCCGGACCGTCCCTATTATCCCGGCAGTCCCTATTCTGGCTCGATGGAGATCGAACCCAATGCCGACGGCCATGGCTGCAAACATATCTGGGACGTGTGGAACGATGTCGGCTACGAGGTCTACCGCAATTATATCCCACGCTTCTGCTCTGAATTCGGCTGGCAGGCGCCGCCGGCCTGGGCGACGATCGAAGAAAGCGTGCACGATGCGCCGCTGACGCCGCAATCGAACGGTGTCTTCCACCATCAGAAGGCAACTGATGGCAATGACAAGCTGATCCGCGGCCTGTCCGGCCATCTGCCGGAGCCGCGGACAATGGATGACTGGCACTTTGCCACCCAGCTCAACCAGGCGCGCGCCATCCGCTTCGGCGTCGAGCACATGCGCTCGCATCGGAATATCTGCAAGGGTGCGGTGGTCTGGCAGTTCAACGATTGCTGGCCGGTGACTTCGTGGGCCGCGCTTGATTCGGCCGGGCGCCGCAAGCCGCTCTGGTATGCGCTGAAGGCAGCCTATGATCCGCGCCTGCTGACGATCCAGCCGCGCAGCGGCGGGCTTGCCGCGATCGCCGTCAATGAACGGACGCTGTTCTGGCGGGCGAAGATCAGCGGCAAACGCCTGAGGCTCGACGGAACCGTGCTTGCCGAATTCGAATTCTGGCGGCTGCTCTGCGACCGCTTCGAAGCAAAGGAATTTCCTCTGCCTGAGGATATCGTCACTCCCGGCTTACCGAAGGACGAGGTCATCGTCGTGCAGATGCTCGACCGGCGCGCCTTCCATTATTTCGTCGAGGATATCGAGCTTGCCTTGCCGGCACCGCAACTGGCGGTCGATGTCGTCGGGATCGACGGCGGGTATCAGGTCAAGGTGACGGCGCAAAACTTCCTCAAGGATCTTTGCCTGATGGCCGACCGGCTGGATCCGGATGCCGTTGTCGATTCGATGCTGGTGACGCTGCTGCCGGGCGAGAGCCATGTGTTTATTGTGAGGACGGCAAGGACGATCGTGGCAGACGATATTGTCATCGGCACCGTGCTGCGATCGGCCAACGATCTTGTCGCAGGGGACTAA
- a CDS encoding zinc-binding alcohol dehydrogenase family protein, with the protein MKAVLCREPGVLDIVERPSPAAPAAGWVRLAVSHVGICGTDYHIFEGKHPFLEYPRVMGHEISATVLEAGDGVAMAVGTPVIVNPYLSCGQCIACRQGKPNCCTNIKVLGVHTDGAFCEEISVPAENLYAAKGVSLEAAATTEFLAIGAHAVRRSMTGAGARALVIGAGPIGLGAAIFSRIAGHEVTLLDTSTERLQMASERFGFTSGIVANEATAEAVLEKTNGDGFDVVFDATGYGPSMEKAFSFVAHGGALVLVSVVKDDIGFSDPEFHKREMMVIGSRNATRVDFEHVADSIAKGLVPVDKLITHRTTLADAPRDLARWAHEKNGLIKAVIRVGG; encoded by the coding sequence ATGAAAGCAGTTCTTTGCCGGGAGCCCGGCGTGCTCGATATCGTCGAGCGTCCTTCGCCAGCGGCTCCCGCCGCCGGCTGGGTGCGGCTTGCCGTCAGCCATGTCGGCATCTGCGGCACCGATTACCACATCTTCGAGGGCAAACATCCCTTCCTCGAATATCCCAGGGTGATGGGGCACGAGATCTCGGCAACGGTGCTGGAAGCGGGCGACGGCGTTGCCATGGCGGTCGGCACGCCCGTCATCGTCAATCCGTATCTCTCCTGCGGGCAATGTATCGCCTGTCGTCAGGGCAAGCCGAATTGCTGCACCAATATCAAGGTGCTCGGCGTCCATACGGATGGCGCCTTCTGCGAGGAGATTTCGGTTCCGGCCGAGAACCTCTATGCCGCGAAAGGTGTAAGCCTCGAAGCGGCTGCAACGACCGAGTTCCTGGCGATCGGCGCGCATGCGGTGCGCCGTTCGATGACCGGTGCGGGAGCGCGGGCGCTCGTCATCGGCGCCGGGCCGATCGGGCTTGGGGCGGCGATCTTCTCGCGCATCGCCGGCCATGAGGTGACGCTGCTCGATACCAGTACGGAGCGGCTGCAGATGGCGTCGGAACGCTTCGGCTTCACCTCCGGCATCGTTGCCAACGAGGCGACAGCGGAGGCCGTACTGGAAAAGACCAATGGCGATGGTTTCGACGTGGTCTTCGATGCGACGGGTTACGGGCCTTCCATGGAAAAGGCCTTCTCCTTCGTCGCCCATGGCGGCGCGCTGGTGCTGGTCAGCGTCGTCAAGGACGATATCGGCTTCTCCGACCCCGAATTCCACAAGCGCGAGATGATGGTGATCGGCAGCCGCAACGCCACCCGCGTCGATTTCGAGCATGTGGCGGATTCGATCGCCAAAGGGCTGGTGCCGGTGGACAAGCTCATCACCCACCGCACGACGCTTGCCGATGCGCCGCGCGATCTCGCGCGCTGGGCGCATGAGAAGAATGGGCTGATCAAGGCTGTGATCCGCGTAGGTGGCTAG
- a CDS encoding ABC transporter permease yields MAETLAVRRLDRLGVVLVAGGIAATALMPFLYVKANRIAAGKPMLLMQLLPQPSVIILTVLLLLTAFATLFLRHAIARLAIATLCLAALIVAIGLVSTAATPPGSTVARMTPGGGFWALFAVIGLVISDALVKIRLAPWMRVAALAAYTALLFISLSSGLLDSLSIMKEFSTRAPQFQTEAISHLLLAFGSLAIAIVLGLPLGILCFWVPKLRAIVLQGLSLIQTIPSLALFGLLMLPLGYLATHVPLAAAIGIRGIGTAPALIALVLYSLLPIVANTVVGLQGVDPSVRDAAAGMGLTRLQILVGIDMPLAFPVILTGIRIVLVQAIGMVTIAALIGGGGFGIFIFQGLGQTAMDLVLLGAVPTVFFAFSSAVILDAVIDSIRGSAA; encoded by the coding sequence ATGGCAGAAACCTTAGCGGTCCGCAGGCTGGACCGGCTCGGCGTGGTTCTGGTGGCCGGCGGCATCGCGGCGACTGCACTGATGCCCTTCCTCTACGTGAAGGCAAACCGCATCGCCGCCGGCAAGCCGATGCTGCTGATGCAGCTTCTTCCCCAGCCTTCCGTCATCATCCTGACCGTCCTTCTCCTTCTCACCGCCTTCGCCACGCTGTTCCTACGCCATGCGATCGCGCGGCTTGCGATTGCGACACTCTGTCTTGCGGCGTTGATCGTTGCGATCGGCCTCGTCTCGACCGCGGCAACGCCCCCCGGCAGCACGGTGGCGCGGATGACGCCCGGCGGCGGCTTCTGGGCGCTGTTTGCGGTGATCGGGCTCGTCATATCCGATGCACTGGTGAAGATCCGGCTGGCGCCGTGGATGCGGGTCGCAGCCCTTGCGGCCTATACGGCGTTGCTCTTCATCTCGCTCTCCTCCGGCCTGCTCGACAGCCTTTCGATCATGAAGGAATTCTCGACCCGGGCCCCGCAATTCCAGACCGAAGCGATCTCGCATCTGCTGCTCGCGTTCGGCTCGCTTGCCATCGCCATTGTTCTCGGCCTGCCGCTCGGCATCCTCTGCTTCTGGGTGCCGAAGCTGCGCGCCATCGTGCTGCAGGGGCTCAGCCTCATCCAGACGATCCCGAGTCTGGCACTCTTCGGCCTGTTGATGCTGCCACTCGGCTATCTCGCCACCCATGTGCCGCTCGCCGCCGCGATCGGCATCCGCGGCATCGGCACGGCGCCTGCCTTGATTGCGCTGGTGCTCTATTCGCTGCTACCTATCGTCGCCAACACCGTCGTCGGCCTTCAGGGCGTCGACCCCTCGGTGCGCGATGCTGCAGCCGGCATGGGGCTGACACGCTTACAGATCCTTGTTGGAATCGACATGCCGCTTGCCTTTCCCGTGATCCTCACCGGCATCCGCATCGTGCTGGTGCAGGCGATCGGCATGGTGACGATCGCCGCGCTGATCGGCGGCGGCGGCTTCGGAATCTTCATCTTCCAGGGGCTCGGCCAGACGGCCATGGACCTCGTCCTGCTCGGCGCCGTGCCGACCGTCTTCTTCGCCTTCTCATCGGCCGTCATCCTCGATGCGGTCATCGACAGCATCCGGGGATCCGCCGCATGA
- a CDS encoding GIY-YIG nuclease family protein: protein MAGYVYIVTNQKNGTLYIGVTSDLERRIYEHREGLTPGFAWKYGCTRLVWYEEHWDIGSAIQREKSLKRWYRQWKIDLVETMNPD from the coding sequence ATGGCGGGATATGTTTACATCGTGACCAACCAGAAAAACGGCACGCTCTATATCGGCGTGACATCCGATCTGGAGCGTCGCATCTATGAGCACCGCGAGGGGCTGACGCCGGGATTTGCCTGGAAGTACGGCTGCACCCGCCTCGTCTGGTACGAGGAACATTGGGATATCGGCAGCGCGATCCAGCGCGAGAAGTCGTTGAAACGCTGGTACCGGCAATGGAAGATTGATCTTGTCGAGACCATGAATCCCGATTGA
- the osmF gene encoding glycine betaine ABC transporter substrate-binding protein OsmF produces the protein MLKKLALAVSLSAFAVGAAHAADIVVSSKIDTEGTLLGNVIALALEANGIKTQDRIALGATPVVRKAITAGEIDIYPEYTGNAGFFFNKADDAAWKNIDQGYELAKKLDYDANKIVWLTPSPANNTWALAVRSDVAGPNKLKSLTDFGKWVAGGGAAKLAASAEFVNSAGALPAFQTTYGFQLKPDQMVVLSGGDTAATIKAAADQTNGVNTAMVYGTDGAIEAAELTVLEDDKNVQQVYAPTPIIREEVLKANPKIEEVLSPIFKSLTADELRKLNAKIQVDGEPAKSVAEAYLKEKGFLK, from the coding sequence ATGCTGAAGAAACTCGCACTTGCCGTTTCGCTCTCCGCCTTCGCGGTGGGTGCGGCCCATGCCGCCGACATCGTCGTCTCGTCGAAGATCGACACGGAAGGCACGCTGCTCGGCAACGTCATCGCGCTCGCTCTCGAAGCGAACGGCATCAAGACGCAGGACCGCATCGCGCTTGGCGCGACACCCGTCGTGCGCAAGGCGATCACCGCAGGCGAAATCGACATCTATCCCGAATATACCGGCAATGCCGGCTTCTTCTTCAACAAGGCCGATGACGCCGCCTGGAAGAACATCGACCAGGGCTATGAGCTGGCGAAGAAGCTCGATTACGATGCCAACAAGATCGTCTGGCTGACGCCGTCGCCTGCCAACAACACCTGGGCGCTCGCCGTGCGCAGCGACGTCGCCGGCCCGAACAAGCTGAAGAGCCTCACGGACTTCGGCAAATGGGTTGCCGGCGGCGGTGCCGCCAAGCTTGCCGCCTCCGCTGAATTCGTCAATTCGGCCGGCGCGCTTCCCGCCTTCCAGACGACCTACGGCTTCCAGCTGAAGCCCGACCAGATGGTCGTTCTTTCCGGCGGCGACACGGCGGCAACGATCAAGGCGGCCGCCGACCAGACGAACGGCGTCAACACCGCCATGGTCTACGGCACCGACGGCGCCATCGAAGCGGCCGAACTCACCGTTCTCGAAGACGACAAGAACGTGCAGCAGGTCTATGCCCCGACGCCGATCATCCGCGAAGAGGTGTTGAAGGCCAATCCGAAGATCGAGGAAGTGCTCTCGCCGATCTTCAAGAGCCTGACCGCCGACGAGTTGCGCAAGCTCAACGCCAAGATCCAGGTCGACGGCGAGCCGGCAAAGTCGGTCGCCGAAGCCTATCTCAAGGAAAAAGGCTTCCTGAAGTAG
- a CDS encoding LysR family transcriptional regulator: MHLGALFIASHVLTSGSVRETARRFQLSPSTVSTAIHNLETELAMTLTERASGELATLIASGRVLEGLEPIMAAIGELGQWAGHDGAGIDEAWASRIPVKIVTMERFLEVADQGSINRAARRLRLGQPQLSLQLANLEKFLRHRLFERQAQGSVLTEEGRRAYQIFMAISQAWNDLKSSADERYRRTARSLRIGSIIPTGSESWVARCLGSLVSEWNARRNNNAISLVSMTADDLREALKNGRIDIAILDSVFGLESFRHRKLLQTDMVVIAPPDSIETSVADLVAGHPICMPSPRTGLGHAAMAFSYERAPNRRRRGQDITAADSLPVIVDLVANHGYVSFLGRVSAMPIADKVRIVDLDEHLPMSYHVAFNHRKAAADACAVIIEVAARITSETVVRTIRPTDAGARETAA, translated from the coding sequence TTGCATCTTGGTGCCCTGTTCATCGCAAGCCATGTCCTGACCTCCGGTTCGGTCCGCGAGACCGCGCGGCGCTTCCAGCTGTCGCCTTCCACCGTCTCGACGGCAATCCATAATCTCGAGACCGAACTGGCGATGACGTTGACAGAACGCGCTTCCGGGGAGCTGGCGACGCTGATCGCGAGCGGCAGGGTGCTCGAAGGCCTGGAGCCGATCATGGCTGCGATCGGCGAACTCGGCCAATGGGCCGGTCACGACGGCGCCGGGATCGACGAGGCCTGGGCATCCCGCATTCCCGTCAAGATCGTCACGATGGAGCGTTTTCTCGAAGTTGCCGACCAGGGCAGCATCAACCGGGCCGCCCGCCGCCTTCGCCTCGGTCAGCCGCAGCTTTCGCTTCAGCTTGCCAATCTTGAGAAATTTCTGAGGCACCGCCTGTTCGAGCGGCAGGCGCAGGGGTCGGTGCTGACGGAGGAGGGCAGGCGCGCCTACCAGATCTTCATGGCGATCAGCCAGGCGTGGAACGATCTCAAATCGTCGGCCGACGAGCGTTATCGGCGCACTGCCCGGTCGCTGCGCATCGGCTCGATCATTCCGACCGGATCGGAAAGCTGGGTGGCACGCTGCCTGGGGTCGCTGGTCTCCGAATGGAATGCGCGCCGCAACAACAATGCGATCTCGCTGGTCTCGATGACCGCCGACGATCTGCGCGAGGCGCTGAAGAACGGCCGCATCGATATCGCAATCCTGGATTCGGTCTTCGGGCTCGAAAGCTTTCGGCATCGCAAATTGCTGCAGACCGACATGGTGGTGATCGCGCCACCTGATAGCATCGAGACCAGCGTTGCCGATCTCGTCGCCGGCCACCCGATCTGCATGCCGAGCCCGCGGACCGGCCTCGGCCACGCGGCCATGGCCTTCAGCTACGAACGCGCGCCCAACCGGCGTCGGCGCGGCCAGGATATCACCGCGGCGGATTCGCTGCCTGTCATCGTCGACCTCGTCGCCAATCACGGTTACGTCTCCTTCCTCGGCCGCGTCAGCGCCATGCCGATCGCCGACAAGGTACGCATCGTCGATCTCGACGAGCACCTGCCGATGTCCTATCACGTCGCCTTCAACCATCGAAAAGCCGCCGCCGATGCCTGCGCTGTCATCATCGAGGTGGCGGCCAGAATTACGTCGGAAACCGTCGTACGCACCATAAGGCCGACGGACGCCGGAGCCAGGGAGACTGCAGCGTGA